The Flavobacterium piscisymbiosum genome includes a region encoding these proteins:
- a CDS encoding helicase HerA domain-containing protein, with product MAFKSTYLGTIQDVSGTSLSVALDNTAPSGLTYVDGEGYRIGQIGSFVKIPIGYIDLFGIVTQVGASAVPENQILAQPYGYRWIKVQLIGEGQRNGSFQRGISQYPTISDEVHLVSENDLKNIYGQPDKPYFVKVGHIAGAESIPALIDINKLITRHSAIVGTTGSGKSTTVASILNAISDPFKYPSARVIVFDLHGEYGHALKDRANIFKVNSDKTEGSIEKDLFIPFWALSFEELVGISFGQFSSEKDYNTILERITNAKLKSLETYPKRGIDIDSLNVDSPIPFSLNYLWHELYTKTLGKFYPDKVGKPLAYELDEDGNEMTGDPIKAIPPVFKPVNTNTANGDRVQHPTDSPLANSQQLHSLGSKLRIPRFDFLFKPGDWTPDEDGKTEKDLDSLIQEWIGSDKPITIMDLSGVPNSILNTIIGVLLRIIYDGLFWARNLSQGGRNRPLLLLMEEAHNYLNNEGSALPVVQKIVKEGRKYGIGAMIVSQRPSEVNSTILSQCGTFFALRLANATDRGHITSAVTDNLEGLTSMLPILRTGEAIILGEAVKLPMRTLIDAPPKDRRPDSQDPIIYDEKGNEDSIHPGGWGSKMEENPNYKEFVETWRAQNPFIKLTNKSKIMNRQSVSSSNIASIGYDADSQTLEIEFLNGGVYQYFDVPQHVHAELMNADSHGQYLAQNIKGAYRYSKV from the coding sequence ATGGCATTTAAATCTACTTATCTTGGAACAATACAAGATGTTAGTGGCACTTCACTTAGTGTTGCATTGGATAATACAGCACCATCTGGTCTTACCTATGTGGACGGAGAAGGTTATCGTATTGGACAAATTGGTTCATTTGTAAAAATTCCTATTGGCTATATTGATTTATTTGGTATAGTTACACAAGTGGGGGCTAGTGCAGTTCCTGAAAATCAAATACTTGCACAGCCTTATGGGTATAGGTGGATCAAAGTACAGCTTATTGGTGAAGGACAAAGAAATGGCTCCTTCCAAAGAGGAATATCTCAATATCCGACGATTAGCGATGAAGTTCATTTGGTTTCTGAAAATGATCTGAAAAATATTTATGGACAACCGGATAAGCCTTACTTTGTAAAAGTAGGTCATATTGCTGGAGCAGAATCCATACCCGCACTAATTGACATAAACAAATTAATTACTCGTCATTCTGCTATAGTTGGTACTACTGGTTCAGGAAAATCAACCACAGTTGCAAGTATCTTAAATGCAATTTCTGATCCTTTTAAATATCCATCAGCAAGGGTTATTGTATTCGATTTACATGGTGAATATGGACATGCTCTAAAAGACAGGGCAAATATTTTCAAGGTAAATTCAGACAAGACTGAAGGAAGTATAGAAAAAGATTTATTTATCCCTTTTTGGGCACTTAGTTTCGAAGAATTGGTTGGAATTAGTTTTGGACAATTTAGTAGTGAAAAAGATTATAACACCATTTTAGAAAGGATAACTAACGCAAAACTCAAAAGTTTAGAAACCTATCCAAAAAGAGGGATAGACATAGACTCTCTAAATGTTGATTCTCCGATTCCATTTAGTTTAAATTATTTATGGCACGAATTATATACTAAAACATTAGGTAAGTTTTACCCCGATAAAGTTGGTAAACCATTAGCATATGAGCTGGATGAAGATGGTAACGAAATGACAGGTGATCCAATCAAAGCAATTCCGCCAGTTTTTAAACCCGTGAATACTAATACAGCTAACGGAGATCGTGTCCAACACCCTACGGACTCTCCTTTAGCTAATAGCCAACAACTTCATTCTTTGGGATCAAAATTAAGAATACCACGATTTGATTTTTTATTTAAGCCAGGCGATTGGACTCCTGATGAAGATGGTAAAACAGAGAAAGATTTAGATTCTTTAATTCAAGAATGGATTGGTAGCGATAAACCTATTACAATAATGGATTTATCCGGCGTTCCGAATTCTATCCTTAATACCATTATTGGAGTTTTGTTGCGGATCATTTATGATGGGCTTTTTTGGGCAAGAAATTTATCACAGGGAGGTCGTAACAGACCATTGTTATTACTAATGGAAGAAGCTCATAATTACTTAAACAATGAAGGAAGTGCTTTGCCAGTAGTTCAAAAAATAGTAAAAGAAGGGCGTAAATACGGTATTGGAGCTATGATAGTTAGTCAAAGACCTTCAGAAGTTAATTCCACCATTCTATCTCAGTGCGGAACATTCTTTGCTTTAAGACTTGCTAATGCGACTGATAGAGGGCATATTACTAGCGCAGTAACTGATAATTTAGAAGGATTAACTAGTATGCTCCCAATTTTAAGAACCGGTGAAGCAATTATACTTGGTGAAGCTGTAAAACTTCCTATGCGGACATTAATTGATGCACCTCCAAAAGACAGAAGACCAGATAGTCAGGATCCTATAATCTATGATGAAAAGGGCAATGAAGATTCTATACATCCTGGAGGATGGGGCAGTAAAATGGAGGAAAATCCTAATTATAAAGAATTTGTAGAGACTTGGAGAGCACAAAATCCATTTATTAAATTAACCAATAAATCGAAAATTATGAACAGACAATCAGTTTCATCGTCTAACATTGCATCAATTGGATATGATGCAGATTCACAAACATTAGAAATCGAATTTTTAAACGGTGGTGTATATCAATATTTCGATGTACCCCAACACGTTCATGCGGAACTAATGAATGCAGATTCACACGGACAATATCTAGCCCAAAATATTAAAGGAGCATATCGCTACTCTAAAGTTTAA
- the istA gene encoding IS21 family transposase: protein MANKITDMSKIRKVIKFYCNGKSKLFISSYLSLSRNTVKKYISLFEVLGLSFELIDQKTDAELELLFSQTSVEAIGPRLQTLYDFFPKMERELKKVGVTVQHMWEQYIAVNPDGYRTSQFHYHYNIWGKRVNPVMHMNHKAGDKMYVDYAGKTLSIIDIDTGEVKEVQFFVAILGASQYTYAEASMSQQKENFVDSVENAMRFFEGTPAAIVPDNLKSAVIKSSRFEPTINETLADLAEHYETTILPARAYRPRDKSLVEGAVKILYRRIYVTIKETKFFSLEELNQQIWDLLDSHNNRKLTGRPYSRFELFLEDEKEKLRPLPQDRFEIKYQSFATVMQNGHVQLSQDKNYYSVPYQYVKKKAKLLYTKSTVEIYYKYNRIAVHPRNYKPYVYTTTPEHLASTHQFVAQWSAARFIEWANNIDESVGEYIMQIIESRNHPEQAYKSCLGILNFEKKVGRQRLINACRRALDFKIYNFKTIQNILENNLDHIDFDQEPEQELPDHSNIRGKHYYN, encoded by the coding sequence ATGGCAAACAAAATAACAGACATGAGTAAAATTAGAAAAGTAATTAAATTCTATTGTAATGGAAAGAGTAAGTTATTTATAAGTAGCTACTTATCCCTTTCAAGAAATACGGTAAAGAAATATATTTCTTTATTTGAAGTTCTCGGATTAAGCTTTGAATTAATCGACCAAAAAACCGATGCAGAGCTGGAACTTTTATTCTCCCAGACTAGTGTAGAGGCCATTGGCCCGAGATTACAGACACTTTATGATTTTTTTCCTAAAATGGAACGTGAACTAAAAAAAGTTGGCGTTACCGTACAGCATATGTGGGAACAATATATTGCTGTAAATCCTGATGGTTATCGAACTTCACAATTTCATTATCACTACAATATATGGGGCAAACGAGTTAATCCGGTCATGCATATGAACCATAAGGCTGGTGATAAAATGTATGTTGATTATGCCGGAAAGACACTCTCAATTATTGATATAGATACCGGAGAAGTCAAGGAAGTACAATTTTTTGTAGCAATATTAGGCGCTAGCCAATACACGTATGCTGAAGCTTCCATGAGCCAGCAAAAGGAAAACTTTGTTGACTCAGTAGAGAATGCCATGCGCTTTTTTGAAGGTACTCCTGCTGCCATTGTTCCGGATAATTTAAAATCTGCAGTAATAAAAAGCAGTCGTTTTGAACCGACAATCAATGAAACCCTGGCTGATTTAGCAGAACACTACGAAACTACCATTTTACCTGCCAGAGCTTACAGGCCCAGAGACAAATCATTAGTTGAAGGAGCTGTTAAGATATTATATCGAAGGATTTATGTAACCATAAAAGAAACCAAGTTCTTTTCTCTGGAAGAATTAAACCAGCAGATCTGGGATTTACTTGACTCTCATAATAACAGAAAACTAACAGGACGGCCTTATTCCCGCTTTGAATTATTTTTAGAAGACGAAAAAGAAAAACTACGTCCACTGCCACAAGATCGTTTTGAAATTAAATATCAATCTTTTGCAACAGTAATGCAAAACGGTCATGTTCAATTAAGCCAGGACAAAAACTATTACAGCGTTCCGTATCAATATGTAAAAAAGAAAGCAAAGCTGTTATATACCAAATCAACGGTAGAGATTTATTATAAATACAATCGAATAGCTGTACATCCAAGAAACTACAAACCTTATGTCTATACAACAACCCCTGAGCATTTAGCAAGTACACATCAATTTGTAGCTCAATGGAGTGCTGCCCGCTTCATTGAATGGGCTAATAATATTGATGAGTCAGTGGGAGAATATATAATGCAGATAATCGAAAGCAGAAATCATCCGGAACAGGCTTATAAAAGTTGTTTAGGAATACTGAATTTTGAAAAAAAGGTAGGCAGACAGCGATTAATAAATGCCTGCAGGCGGGCACTTGATTTTAAAATTTACAATTTTAAGACCATACAAAATATTTTAGAAAACAACTTGGATCATATTGATTTTGATCAAGAACCTGAGCAGGAACTTCCCGATCACAGTAACATAAGAGGAAAACACTATTATAACTAA
- a CDS encoding AAA family ATPase, whose translation MIKKIEHIKDFGIYKNFFWVSSTEIKDFNLKNLFYGWNYSGKTTLSRIFSSLRDKQVHDSYVKGSFRIVTDAGTFDSSNLQHFPYDVLVFNSDYIKDNLSFSFNDNNITDSKTIFFEVGDNAKYEKILSELRTEISEINGTDILIGKKARFLNEIDEFDIYDKASSGKFTTLAREIKDDHFLSLINFTKANLKPIVLRIKNDTGAFIIKDKKQLSYLNDIVKVNDPKEELNGITIDFNYDVIIKYANRILETTPEKNTVNKILDTNYEIYDWVKKGKDLNKPNTKCLFCDNTISEDRYNYLIAYFNSQASLLKKEVDNLKFLIEQELNWKNRSI comes from the coding sequence ATGATTAAAAAAATTGAGCACATTAAAGATTTCGGTATTTACAAAAATTTCTTTTGGGTATCTTCAACAGAGATAAAGGATTTTAATTTAAAAAATTTATTCTATGGATGGAATTATTCCGGAAAAACAACTTTATCTCGAATTTTTAGTTCATTACGGGATAAACAAGTTCATGATAGTTACGTTAAAGGAAGTTTTAGAATAGTGACAGATGCTGGTACATTTGATTCATCAAATCTACAGCATTTTCCTTATGATGTTCTCGTATTTAATTCTGATTATATTAAAGATAATTTGAGCTTTAGTTTCAATGATAATAACATCACAGACTCCAAAACTATTTTTTTTGAAGTTGGAGATAATGCTAAATATGAGAAAATATTATCAGAATTAAGAACAGAAATATCAGAAATTAACGGGACTGATATTCTTATTGGAAAAAAAGCAAGATTTCTAAACGAGATTGATGAATTTGATATTTATGACAAAGCAAGTTCAGGAAAGTTTACTACTCTTGCTCGTGAGATTAAGGATGATCATTTTCTTAGTTTAATTAATTTTACTAAAGCGAATTTAAAGCCTATAGTATTAAGGATTAAAAATGATACAGGAGCATTTATTATTAAAGACAAAAAACAATTATCGTATCTAAATGATATAGTTAAAGTTAATGATCCCAAAGAAGAATTAAATGGAATCACTATTGACTTTAACTATGACGTAATTATTAAATACGCAAATAGAATTTTAGAAACTACTCCCGAAAAAAATACTGTAAATAAAATTTTGGATACTAATTACGAGATTTACGATTGGGTTAAAAAAGGAAAAGATTTAAACAAGCCAAATACTAAATGCCTTTTTTGCGATAATACAATAAGCGAAGACAGATATAATTACTTAATAGCTTATTTTAACAGCCAAGCCTCTTTATTAAAAAAAGAAGTAGATAATTTAAAATTCTTAATTGAGCAGGAATTAAACTGGAAAAACCGGTCAATTTGA
- a CDS encoding AraC family transcriptional regulator, which yields MNTILPRYKIDLKNDFVFLKEDDLEKFMFSDLNAHSHNYYILSFLYEGSVAHLSDFEHELVSSPAVLMLDIDHVHTHPDISDCKIVSIAFSTNFISDQQQTFLQKVSQVFSRPFINISSEELNQLDEIIKIIARESLNDKKDYELLKALLNVLIVKCLRLSETYPITDQNKNGIYSNFKTLLKANFQKQHQVKFYADRLNVSTRILTQYIRSSTFKTPKQLIDEHLLLEAKRLLYWSNASSKEIAWQLGFETDSYFNRFFKKHIGKTPKEFHRKHYEGK from the coding sequence ATGAATACTATCTTGCCTCGATATAAAATAGATCTCAAAAATGATTTTGTATTCCTAAAAGAAGATGATCTGGAAAAATTCATGTTTTCGGATCTAAATGCACATAGCCATAATTATTACATACTGAGTTTTTTGTATGAGGGATCTGTTGCTCATCTTTCTGATTTCGAACATGAATTAGTTTCATCTCCCGCAGTTTTAATGCTGGACATTGACCACGTTCACACGCACCCTGATATAAGTGATTGTAAAATAGTTTCGATAGCATTCTCAACAAATTTCATTTCGGATCAACAGCAGACCTTTTTACAAAAAGTGAGTCAAGTATTTTCCAGACCATTCATCAATATTTCTTCAGAGGAACTTAATCAGCTGGATGAAATTATCAAAATTATTGCAAGGGAAAGTCTAAATGATAAAAAGGACTATGAATTACTCAAAGCATTGCTAAACGTTTTAATAGTAAAGTGCTTGAGACTTTCAGAGACATATCCTATTACGGATCAAAATAAAAATGGAATCTATAGTAATTTTAAAACGCTTTTAAAGGCAAATTTTCAAAAGCAACATCAAGTAAAATTTTATGCAGACAGGCTCAATGTTAGCACACGAATATTAACTCAATATATTAGAAGTTCCACTTTTAAAACTCCAAAACAGTTAATAGACGAACATTTGTTATTAGAAGCCAAAAGACTGCTGTATTGGTCGAATGCTTCAAGCAAGGAGATCGCCTGGCAGCTGGGATTTGAAACTGATAGCTATTTCAACAGATTCTTCAAGAAACATATCGGTAAAACCCCTAAGGAATTTCACAGAAAACATTATGAAGGAAAATAG
- the istB gene encoding IS21-like element helper ATPase IstB: MNESTVTKMKQMKLYGMFNAFKTAIESGKTDHYTLDQFVSMIIDAEWDERYNRRIERSITNAKFHYKSNIESINFDVSRNLDRNMVLRLAECEFIEKNENILITGSTGVGKSYLGTALGYQACIQGFKVSYFNTSKLFARLKMAKADGTYLRELTKIQRQDVIILDDFGLQALDSHNRITLLEIIEDRHNNGSIIVTSQIPVQGWYDIIGEKTIADAILDRLIHQSHRLELHGESMRKKRGINKE, encoded by the coding sequence ATGAATGAATCCACAGTAACCAAAATGAAACAAATGAAGCTTTATGGCATGTTTAATGCTTTTAAAACAGCCATTGAAAGCGGAAAAACAGATCATTATACCCTTGACCAGTTTGTATCGATGATTATTGATGCAGAATGGGATGAAAGGTACAATCGTCGTATTGAACGAAGTATCACTAATGCCAAATTCCATTACAAATCAAATATTGAAAGTATCAATTTTGATGTATCACGTAATCTGGACAGAAACATGGTACTGCGTCTGGCAGAATGCGAATTTATAGAGAAAAATGAAAACATTTTAATCACTGGAAGTACCGGGGTCGGTAAAAGTTATTTAGGTACCGCATTAGGTTATCAAGCCTGTATACAGGGTTTTAAGGTAAGTTATTTTAATACCTCAAAATTGTTTGCTAGACTAAAAATGGCTAAAGCAGATGGCACTTATCTGCGGGAACTTACCAAAATACAAAGACAGGATGTTATAATACTTGATGATTTTGGACTCCAGGCACTTGACAGCCATAACCGAATTACTCTTTTAGAGATCATAGAGGACAGGCATAATAACGGCTCTATAATCGTGACATCACAAATCCCAGTTCAGGGCTGGTATGATATAATTGGAGAAAAAACGATAGCCGATGCAATATTAGACAGACTTATACACCAATCTCACAGGCTTGAATTACATGGAGAATCGATGAGAAAGAAAAGAGGAATAAACAAAGAGTGA
- a CDS encoding SIR2 family protein, whose translation MSYHDPIRQSKYLRQTLSQDKKPVGFFISAGCPLAVSMPDGEWPLIPDVAGLTKYIKEQIDKETTVVNDDPRSLADAYAQLIEEVVKTGKVNPNIEDILSFLRGMMQISKGADDIRGFSEAELENLEKLVCQKIAEKLNVKLPDNKTPYHKLAKWVNNIDRDTSIEIFTTNYDLLLEEAFESLKVPYFDGFVGTRFPFFDLRAVEDNLIPNHWTRLWKIHGSINWYLRENKDVYRSTSLEEHDSYIIHPSHLKYDQSRKMPYLALIDRLNKFLRQNSAVLILSGYSFSDDHLNDTILNALRANPTAMVIALLYGNLTTTTEEKDEDETVIKTIINYEKALHLAENRSNLSIWTLDEGVIGGLRAKWKPTKFDFDAEENIANAVRTKDIPILDGEGKETGEKMKEYEFRLGDFAVLGDFLQELIGKEQFKIEKDGI comes from the coding sequence ATGAGCTACCATGACCCTATACGTCAGTCAAAATATTTAAGACAAACTTTGTCACAAGATAAGAAACCAGTAGGTTTTTTTATTTCAGCTGGATGCCCTTTAGCTGTTTCTATGCCAGATGGAGAATGGCCATTGATTCCAGATGTCGCTGGCTTAACCAAATATATAAAAGAGCAAATAGACAAAGAAACAACTGTTGTTAATGATGATCCGAGAAGTTTAGCTGATGCATATGCTCAACTTATTGAGGAAGTAGTAAAAACAGGAAAGGTAAATCCCAATATTGAGGACATTTTAAGTTTTTTAAGAGGTATGATGCAGATTTCAAAGGGAGCTGATGACATCAGAGGATTTTCCGAAGCTGAATTAGAGAATCTGGAAAAATTAGTCTGTCAAAAAATAGCTGAAAAATTGAATGTCAAACTTCCAGATAATAAAACACCTTATCACAAATTAGCTAAGTGGGTAAATAATATTGATAGGGATACCTCTATTGAAATATTTACTACTAATTATGATTTGCTGCTGGAAGAAGCATTCGAATCTTTAAAAGTTCCCTATTTTGATGGATTTGTAGGGACAAGATTTCCTTTTTTTGATTTGAGGGCTGTGGAAGATAATCTGATACCTAATCATTGGACAAGATTATGGAAAATCCACGGGTCTATTAATTGGTATTTGAGGGAGAATAAGGATGTTTATCGTTCTACAAGTTTAGAGGAACACGATTCTTATATTATCCACCCATCTCATTTGAAATATGATCAAAGTCGTAAAATGCCTTATTTAGCATTAATAGATAGATTGAATAAATTTCTAAGACAAAATTCAGCAGTTCTAATACTGTCTGGTTATTCTTTTAGTGATGATCACTTGAATGATACTATTTTAAATGCCTTAAGAGCAAATCCAACAGCTATGGTTATTGCTTTGTTATATGGGAACTTAACAACTACTACTGAAGAGAAAGACGAAGATGAAACGGTTATTAAAACAATTATTAATTACGAGAAAGCTTTACACTTAGCAGAAAATAGATCAAACTTAAGTATCTGGACTCTAGATGAAGGTGTAATTGGAGGGCTTAGAGCAAAATGGAAACCAACCAAGTTTGATTTTGACGCAGAAGAAAATATTGCAAATGCGGTTAGAACGAAAGATATACCAATACTAGATGGCGAAGGAAAAGAAACAGGTGAAAAAATGAAAGAATATGAATTTCGTCTTGGAGATTTTGCGGTTCTAGGAGATTTTCTACAAGAATTAATTGGTAAGGAACAATTTAAAATAGAAAAGGATGGCATTTAA
- a CDS encoding recombinase family protein encodes METAYLYVRVSTDEQKRKGYSLPEQEERLLKYCKFYDIEVKGIYREDFSAKNFNRPEWNRLFSEIKKKSSGENKNILFIKWDRFSRNIEYAYEMIGKLRKYKTTAKAIDQPIDFSVPESTVMLAVYLAVPEAENTRRAQNTSNGIRRAKLMGRYPNKAPLGFINLTSMDGKKGIAPKEPEAKIIKWAFYQVAKNDHRITEIIKIANNRGLICSRSHFFRILHNPVYCGLIPVKLGSSEEQMVKGLHEPLISETLFNQVQSVINTKRKTTAKRNDLQSTFFLRGFLTCPVCNRKLSGSISKGRSKNYPYYHCHNGCRTRINAFFLNDCYQNKLQQLILSNNAIELFKKILEEQNINTQKASYLYTQKVIARKIKEEGITLSQGRKLFIAGILKIDDYNELKKENQVSTKNLKKEAHDIAFKLKAIDRKNQIEEKSLVEIFQRFSEFETSDKRHLVNLIPPTDINFKTGDLSLDLNQVLLKILSKKSNRKKSRKNEFH; translated from the coding sequence ATGGAAACTGCTTATTTATATGTCAGAGTAAGTACTGACGAACAAAAAAGAAAAGGTTATTCCTTGCCTGAGCAAGAAGAAAGATTATTGAAGTATTGCAAATTCTACGATATAGAAGTCAAAGGAATTTATCGTGAAGATTTCTCCGCAAAGAATTTCAATAGACCAGAATGGAACCGATTATTTTCAGAAATCAAAAAGAAATCATCTGGTGAAAATAAAAACATATTATTTATCAAATGGGATCGATTCAGCCGCAATATTGAGTATGCTTATGAAATGATTGGAAAGCTTCGGAAATATAAAACAACAGCAAAAGCTATTGACCAGCCAATTGATTTCTCCGTACCGGAAAGTACAGTTATGCTGGCTGTATATTTAGCTGTTCCGGAAGCAGAAAATACTCGAAGAGCTCAAAACACTTCAAACGGAATTCGCCGAGCGAAGCTGATGGGTAGATATCCCAATAAAGCACCATTAGGATTTATCAATTTAACATCAATGGATGGTAAAAAAGGTATTGCTCCTAAAGAGCCTGAAGCTAAAATCATAAAATGGGCTTTTTATCAAGTTGCCAAGAATGATCATAGAATAACTGAAATCATAAAAATAGCTAATAATAGAGGATTAATCTGTTCAAGATCACACTTTTTCAGGATTTTGCACAATCCAGTTTATTGCGGACTTATACCGGTCAAACTTGGATCTAGCGAAGAGCAAATGGTAAAAGGATTACACGAACCATTAATATCTGAAACTTTGTTTAATCAGGTTCAGTCTGTTATTAATACTAAAAGAAAAACTACTGCTAAAAGAAATGATTTGCAATCCACATTTTTTCTCAGAGGTTTTTTAACATGTCCTGTCTGTAATCGAAAACTTAGCGGAAGTATCTCAAAAGGAAGATCAAAAAATTATCCATATTATCATTGTCATAACGGCTGTAGAACAAGGATAAATGCTTTCTTTCTCAATGATTGTTATCAAAATAAACTACAACAATTGATACTCTCAAATAATGCGATTGAATTATTTAAAAAAATTTTAGAAGAGCAGAATATCAACACACAAAAAGCAAGTTATTTATACACCCAAAAAGTAATAGCGAGGAAAATAAAAGAAGAGGGGATAACCCTTTCTCAAGGCAGAAAACTATTTATAGCCGGAATATTAAAAATTGATGATTACAATGAATTAAAAAAAGAGAATCAAGTCAGTACCAAAAATCTTAAAAAGGAAGCACATGATATTGCTTTTAAATTAAAAGCTATTGATAGAAAAAATCAAATCGAAGAAAAATCATTAGTTGAAATTTTTCAGAGATTTTCTGAATTTGAGACCTCTGATAAAAGGCATCTGGTAAATCTTATTCCACCGACCGACATTAATTTTAAAACAGGTGACCTATCTTTAGATTTAAATCAGGTGCTGTTAAAAATTTTATCAAAAAAAAGTAACCGAAAAAAAAGTAGAAAAAATGAATTTCATTGA
- a CDS encoding HNH endonuclease signature motif containing protein — MVDLRDFKQECECIYKNERYSVRDNGAVFRYPQEGKRPRPTDNMWTFGKLNNKTGYLEIVSVRIHRIVATAFHGDAPTKEHVVDHIDTNKQNNRPDNLRWVTRLENILLNPITARRIEIICGSVEEFLADPSKFRDKFADPNYEWMCAVSAEEAQISLERMLSWANSYKPLKGGSLGEWIFNREIVQTLPVNQPNYIMSKTSNAAQRINFPNDIPNEFPSTPQAFEGNPLTAYYYSLMEGEPFFRNHNGEYIVVKRGFSKDKQSLYVMTKSAYVWREAIDGEHIPVPIVELPEKDSIEDLPHALTKVTYEDNLFVHAKMELGFHPLEELEELYISYTQVL; from the coding sequence ATGGTTGACTTAAGAGACTTTAAACAAGAATGTGAATGTATTTACAAAAATGAACGCTACTCTGTTCGTGACAACGGAGCAGTATTCCGCTATCCTCAGGAAGGAAAACGGCCAAGACCAACTGATAATATGTGGACTTTTGGAAAACTAAATAACAAGACAGGATATTTAGAAATTGTTTCTGTTCGAATTCACCGAATAGTTGCGACCGCTTTTCATGGCGATGCGCCAACAAAAGAGCATGTTGTTGACCATATTGATACAAACAAACAAAATAATAGACCTGATAATCTACGTTGGGTAACAAGATTAGAAAATATTTTACTAAACCCAATTACAGCAAGACGTATTGAAATTATTTGCGGAAGCGTTGAAGAATTTCTTGCTGACCCTTCAAAATTTCGGGACAAATTTGCAGATCCAAACTATGAATGGATGTGTGCCGTTTCAGCTGAAGAGGCACAAATAAGCTTAGAACGAATGTTGTCTTGGGCAAATAGTTATAAGCCATTAAAAGGAGGTTCATTAGGAGAATGGATATTTAATCGAGAAATCGTTCAAACTCTACCTGTCAACCAACCAAATTACATAATGTCAAAAACTTCTAATGCAGCACAACGTATTAATTTTCCTAATGATATACCAAACGAATTTCCAAGTACACCACAAGCTTTTGAAGGCAATCCATTGACAGCATATTATTATAGTTTAATGGAGGGTGAGCCGTTCTTTAGAAACCATAATGGAGAATATATAGTCGTAAAAAGAGGGTTTTCAAAAGATAAGCAGTCTCTTTATGTAATGACAAAGTCTGCTTATGTGTGGAGAGAAGCTATTGACGGAGAGCATATCCCAGTTCCCATAGTTGAACTTCCTGAAAAAGATTCTATTGAGGATTTGCCTCATGCACTTACGAAAGTAACTTATGAAGATAATTTATTTGTGCATGCAAAGATGGAATTGGGGTTTCACCCTCTAGAAGAATTGGAAGAATTATACATCAGCTATACTCAAGTGCTATAA
- a CDS encoding DJ-1/PfpI family protein — translation MKIIQITLVILSFFFCSLDVNAQNSQFNIPKDRKINIGVLVYDGVEIVDTGGPIDVFVKANNMTGKYKIYTVSATNKKQIIMDGGTVNLVSQYTIYDAPQSDILIIPGTSPEIVRTISKDKNMMDWIVKQNEKTQITMSVCTGGLILANTGLLDGHSATTHHWSLDEMRLHKKIKVKQEARFVADGKFLTGAGITSGIDTALEAVEIIQGKDFADEIAQGMVYDRYNDMEFLLTKK, via the coding sequence ATGAAAATAATACAAATTACCTTGGTAATTCTTTCGTTTTTCTTTTGCTCATTAGATGTTAATGCACAAAATAGCCAATTCAATATTCCAAAAGATCGCAAGATCAATATTGGAGTATTAGTGTATGATGGAGTAGAGATAGTGGACACAGGTGGTCCGATTGATGTTTTTGTTAAGGCCAATAATATGACAGGCAAATACAAAATTTACACAGTATCAGCTACTAATAAAAAGCAGATAATTATGGATGGAGGGACGGTAAATTTGGTGTCGCAGTATACCATTTACGATGCACCTCAATCTGATATCCTGATAATTCCAGGAACCTCTCCGGAGATCGTTAGAACTATCTCAAAAGACAAAAATATGATGGATTGGATTGTAAAACAAAATGAAAAGACCCAAATTACAATGTCAGTTTGTACTGGAGGTCTTATACTGGCAAATACTGGGCTTCTTGACGGGCATTCTGCAACTACACACCATTGGTCTTTGGACGAGATGCGATTACATAAAAAAATAAAAGTGAAGCAAGAGGCACGATTTGTAGCTGATGGCAAGTTTTTGACGGGTGCCGGAATTACTTCTGGAATAGATACAGCGCTTGAGGCTGTAGAAATTATACAAGGCAAAGATTTTGCAGATGAAATTGCTCAAGGTATGGTTTACGATCGTTACAATGACATGGAGTTTTTATTAACAAAAAAATAA